One segment of Vagococcus martis DNA contains the following:
- the allC gene encoding allantoate deiminase codes for MTDLQQEIDQEITWLSSIGLDDKQGTTRLLYDNHWVAAQNGLKEKFEQEGLETSFDAVGNLSGKLVGSNYPNEVVLTGSHVDTVVNGGALDGQFGIIASFIAIKHLKEKYGQPLRSLEVIAMAEEEGSRFPFAFWGSKNIFGLVDPEEVKDSVDSEGIVFAQAMEDAGFDFPEKKQPVRDDIHAFVEIHIEQGNVLENTGKQVAVVDSIVGQKRYDITLKGQANHAGTTPMSYRKDTVYAMSKMISEGIDDAKKEGDPLVLTFGHVAVKPNTVNVVPGEAFFTMDCRHTDGGALDKFTSNLVKRFKEIAKECDVEIEIDNWMDEEPVPMSKEIVSVLQEACAEANLNYTTMHSGAGHDSQIFAQHVPTAMLFVPSINGVSHNPDESTKLEDLTEGVKALIASLYKLAYQE; via the coding sequence ATGACAGATTTGCAACAAGAAATAGATCAAGAGATTACATGGTTGTCATCTATCGGACTTGACGACAAACAAGGAACGACACGTTTACTTTATGATAATCACTGGGTAGCTGCCCAAAATGGTTTAAAAGAAAAATTTGAACAAGAAGGTTTAGAAACATCTTTTGATGCAGTTGGAAATTTATCTGGAAAACTAGTTGGAAGTAACTATCCAAATGAAGTGGTTCTGACAGGATCTCATGTTGACACAGTAGTTAATGGAGGAGCCCTAGATGGACAATTTGGTATTATCGCATCATTTATCGCAATAAAACACTTGAAAGAAAAATACGGTCAGCCATTAAGAAGCTTAGAAGTAATCGCAATGGCTGAAGAAGAAGGTAGTCGTTTCCCATTTGCTTTTTGGGGAAGTAAAAACATTTTTGGGTTAGTTGATCCAGAAGAAGTAAAAGACTCAGTTGATTCAGAGGGCATTGTTTTTGCTCAAGCGATGGAAGACGCGGGATTTGATTTTCCAGAGAAAAAACAACCCGTTCGTGATGATATTCATGCCTTTGTTGAAATTCATATCGAACAAGGAAATGTTCTTGAAAATACGGGTAAACAAGTAGCAGTTGTTGATAGTATTGTTGGACAAAAACGTTATGACATCACGTTAAAAGGTCAAGCGAATCATGCCGGAACAACACCAATGAGCTACCGAAAAGATACTGTTTATGCAATGAGTAAAATGATTAGTGAAGGCATTGATGACGCAAAAAAAGAAGGCGATCCACTTGTTTTAACATTTGGACATGTTGCAGTTAAACCGAATACTGTAAACGTTGTCCCAGGTGAAGCATTCTTTACAATGGATTGTCGTCATACTGATGGTGGAGCTTTAGATAAATTCACCTCTAATTTAGTGAAAAGGTTTAAAGAAATTGCCAAAGAGTGTGATGTTGAGATTGAAATTGATAATTGGATGGATGAAGAACCAGTTCCTATGTCAAAAGAAATCGTATCAGTGTTACAGGAAGCGTGTGCTGAGGCTAATCTAAACTATACAACAATGCATAGTGGAGCAGGACATGATTCACAAATTTTTGCTCAACATGTTCCAACAGCTATGTTATTTGTTCCGAGTATTAATGGCGTGAGCCATAATCCTGATGAATCAACTAAATTAGAAGATTTAACTGAGGGAGTAAAAGCATTAATTGCTTCATTATATAAATTAGCATATCAAGAATAA
- the allD gene encoding ureidoglycolate dehydrogenase: MSEELVYLKAKDLQDLMQVKFERAGLLPEHAQEVAKHLTYADSRGVHSHGAVRVEYYSERIAKGGTTITPNFSFEKTGPSTGVFHADNAIGHVAARKALDYAIDMAKENGVAVVGVSQMGHSGMLSYYVDIAAQQDLVALAVCQSDPMSVPFGGTKPYFGTNPIAFSAPTNGERPIIFDMATTVQAWGKILDARSKDNEIPPTWAVDETGAPTTDPHKVRGLLPISGPKGYGLMMMVDILSGSLLGLPFGQHVSSMYADLSAGRNLGQLFILINPSYFTDLDKFKANLSKMIDELHENSPAPGFDQVYYPGELSEIRHNKHEETGIPIPTGIYNYLQSDVVHNNQYDNSDAFAEK, encoded by the coding sequence ATGAGTGAAGAATTAGTTTATTTAAAAGCAAAAGACCTCCAAGATTTAATGCAAGTGAAATTTGAGCGTGCAGGTTTATTACCTGAACACGCTCAAGAAGTTGCAAAACATTTGACTTATGCAGATTCAAGAGGTGTTCATTCACATGGAGCCGTTCGTGTTGAATATTATTCAGAACGAATTGCCAAAGGTGGAACAACAATAACACCAAACTTTTCGTTTGAAAAAACAGGACCTAGTACTGGTGTCTTTCACGCTGATAATGCGATTGGACATGTGGCAGCAAGAAAAGCGTTAGATTATGCGATTGATATGGCAAAAGAAAATGGTGTTGCTGTAGTGGGTGTGTCACAGATGGGACATAGTGGTATGTTATCTTACTATGTTGATATAGCGGCACAACAAGATTTGGTTGCGCTTGCTGTTTGTCAGTCAGATCCTATGTCAGTACCATTTGGTGGAACTAAACCATATTTTGGAACAAATCCAATTGCATTTAGTGCACCAACTAACGGTGAACGTCCAATTATTTTTGATATGGCGACGACCGTTCAAGCATGGGGTAAAATTTTAGATGCACGAAGTAAAGACAATGAAATTCCGCCAACATGGGCAGTAGATGAAACTGGGGCTCCTACAACAGATCCACATAAAGTAAGAGGATTGTTACCAATTTCTGGTCCAAAAGGTTATGGATTAATGATGATGGTTGATATTTTATCAGGATCGTTATTAGGATTACCATTTGGTCAACATGTTAGCTCGATGTATGCTGATTTGTCAGCTGGTCGAAATCTTGGTCAATTATTTATTTTAATTAACCCTAGTTATTTTACCGATTTAGACAAATTTAAAGCGAATTTATCAAAAATGATTGATGAGTTACATGAGAATAGTCCTGCACCTGGATTTGATCAAGTATATTATCCTGGAGAATTGTCAGAAATTCGTCATAACAAACATGAAGAAACGGGTATTCCGATTCCAACAGGGATTTATAACTATTTACAAAGTGATGTTGTTCATAACAATCAATATGATAACTCTGATGCATTTGCAGAGAAATAA
- a CDS encoding MFS transporter, with protein sequence MHTHNSSRTILQPYWKQVILISTLGWIVVWFNRTALTPIYPQLSIFFDNASDAQIGAISSFYFLGYVLMQIPSGLLVDKFGKKTVLIPGFILFAIGTLLLATSNSLNIMYLGNVLAGVGSGTFYGVAFSLTNEYVPYQYRSIATAIVNCGTAIGSGIGMIASSYFISQKGMDWQIIEYVSLGTILAMIILFLLFLNRDVKQKRIDDTVIPLENKMTFKKLMAPKMLGAYTVYFSTCYAYYLVNTWLPNFLETERGFTGATIGLATSLIFISSVPGALIFSRLADKYSNRKIDLVVFLEIMAAITLCLTVMAGNKIVLLIGLILYGFFGKVAVEPIIISWLGENVSVKGLATTLGVFNFLGMSSSVIAPSLTGVISDTTGSKITAFYLSIVILIIGTVFFYIVNRKSSNNKKG encoded by the coding sequence ATGCATACACACAATTCATCAAGAACAATTCTTCAACCCTATTGGAAACAAGTTATATTAATCTCAACTTTAGGATGGATAGTGGTTTGGTTTAATCGAACAGCTTTAACACCAATCTATCCTCAATTGAGTATTTTCTTTGACAACGCAAGTGATGCACAAATAGGAGCTATTTCAAGTTTCTATTTTTTAGGTTATGTGTTAATGCAAATACCTTCAGGCTTATTGGTTGATAAGTTCGGTAAGAAGACGGTTTTGATTCCAGGATTTATATTATTCGCGATAGGAACATTACTTTTAGCTACGTCAAATTCATTAAATATCATGTATTTGGGAAACGTTTTAGCAGGTGTTGGTAGCGGAACATTCTATGGAGTGGCGTTCTCTTTAACCAATGAATATGTGCCTTATCAATACCGAAGTATTGCTACAGCAATTGTGAATTGCGGAACGGCGATCGGTAGTGGTATTGGGATGATTGCATCAAGCTACTTTATCTCGCAAAAAGGGATGGATTGGCAAATAATTGAGTATGTTTCTTTAGGAACTATTTTAGCAATGATTATATTATTTCTACTGTTCTTAAATCGAGATGTCAAACAAAAAAGAATAGATGATACCGTTATACCATTAGAAAATAAAATGACGTTTAAAAAGTTAATGGCACCTAAAATGCTAGGAGCGTATACTGTTTATTTTTCAACATGTTATGCTTATTACCTTGTAAATACTTGGTTGCCTAATTTTTTAGAAACAGAACGAGGGTTTACAGGAGCAACAATTGGACTTGCTACATCATTAATTTTCATATCTTCTGTACCAGGAGCGTTGATTTTTAGTCGATTGGCAGATAAATATAGTAATCGTAAAATAGATTTAGTGGTTTTTTTAGAAATTATGGCTGCTATTACACTATGTTTAACGGTTATGGCAGGAAATAAAATAGTGTTACTAATTGGGTTAATACTATATGGTTTTTTTGGGAAAGTGGCGGTTGAACCAATTATTATTTCTTGGTTAGGGGAAAATGTTTCTGTAAAAGGTTTAGCAACAACACTGGGTGTTTTTAATTTTCTTGGAATGAGCTCATCTGTAATAGCTCCCTCCCTTACTGGTGTCATATCAGATACAACAGGTTCTAAAATCACTGCTTTTTATTTATCTATTGTCATATTAATAATAGGTACTGTTTTCTTTTATATAGTCAATCGAAAAAGTAGCAATAATAAGAAAGGATGA
- the allE gene encoding (S)-ureidoglycine aminohydrolase, giving the protein MGYRTNELGYPTDLLHSRAVVERGNFALIPPQGLVKNMLPNFDDCEMTILATPKLGAEFVDYICRVLPGGGNKAGFGEKGIETFLYVLDGELTVSDGEKTYDLTTGGYIYVPEDKTLTFENKSQKPTETFLYKKRYQFVEGLKAYTYVGNSNDVEGVDYEDMTDVDFKTLLPSDLDFDMNFHILSFATGGSHGYIETHYQEHGALLLSGEGMYNLDNNWIPVKEGDYIFMGAYNLQACYSVGRNAPLSYLYSKDCNRDVDI; this is encoded by the coding sequence ATGGGTTATCGTACAAACGAGTTGGGGTATCCAACAGATTTATTGCATTCAAGAGCAGTTGTGGAAAGAGGAAACTTTGCGTTGATTCCACCACAAGGATTAGTTAAAAATATGTTACCAAACTTTGATGACTGTGAAATGACGATCTTAGCCACGCCAAAACTTGGAGCAGAATTTGTTGACTATATATGTCGTGTGCTACCTGGTGGAGGTAATAAAGCAGGATTTGGTGAAAAAGGAATTGAAACATTTTTATATGTTTTAGATGGTGAATTAACGGTTAGTGACGGAGAAAAAACATACGATTTAACAACTGGTGGATATATTTATGTACCAGAAGATAAAACATTAACATTTGAAAATAAAAGCCAAAAGCCAACTGAAACATTCCTGTATAAAAAACGTTATCAATTTGTAGAAGGACTTAAAGCTTATACTTACGTGGGTAATTCAAATGATGTTGAGGGTGTCGATTATGAAGATATGACGGATGTTGATTTTAAAACGTTATTACCATCAGATTTAGATTTTGACATGAACTTTCATATCTTAAGCTTTGCAACAGGTGGATCTCATGGCTATATCGAAACACATTATCAAGAACATGGTGCACTTCTTTTAAGTGGAGAGGGTATGTATAACTTGGATAACAACTGGATTCCAGTAAAAGAAGGCGATTATATCTTTATGGGAGCTTATAACTTACAAGCATGTTATTCAGTTGGGCGTAACGCACCACTTAGCTATTTATATTCTAAAGATTGTAATCGTGATGTAGACATTTAA
- the allB gene encoding allantoinase AllB, protein MTFDLLIKNGLVILTSGEVKTDVAVKDGKIVAIGSQLGEAKEEIDATGLIVSPGMVDAHVHITDPGGGYRDLWEGYVTGTKACAKGGVTSFMEMPLNQVPATVDKESLEIKYDAGKGKLLSDVGSFGGLVPYNLEGGIQELDDGGVAAYKCFMATCGDRTIDGDFMNVDDYSLYEGMKQVAKTGKVLAIHAENAAITDKLGDIAYKNGETTLAAYVATRPVFTEVEPIRRAILFAKETGCRIHICHIACPEGVEEVVKAQAEGVDVTCETCTHYLYFTTDELDAIGPVVKCSPPIRDKKAQDGLWEYVANGGLSFVTSDHSPCTPDLKDKENAFEAWGGISGVQNNVDVLFDEGVQKRDLPLTTFANIIATNPAKRFGLDEKGEIAIGKDADFVLIKPNAPYTLKAEDLEYRNKISPYIGRTIGAQVDTTILRGHTIYSQKNGVNDEAIGVFIKK, encoded by the coding sequence ATGACTTTTGATTTATTAATTAAAAATGGTTTGGTTATTTTAACTAGTGGAGAAGTGAAAACTGATGTAGCAGTAAAGGATGGTAAAATTGTAGCTATTGGGTCTCAGTTGGGCGAAGCAAAAGAAGAAATTGATGCAACTGGTTTAATTGTTAGTCCAGGAATGGTGGATGCCCATGTACATATCACTGATCCAGGTGGTGGTTACCGCGATTTATGGGAAGGTTATGTAACAGGAACTAAAGCATGTGCTAAAGGTGGTGTAACGTCATTCATGGAAATGCCGTTAAACCAAGTTCCAGCAACTGTTGACAAAGAGTCATTAGAAATAAAATATGATGCAGGTAAAGGAAAACTATTATCAGACGTAGGCTCATTTGGTGGATTAGTTCCTTACAATCTTGAAGGAGGAATTCAAGAATTAGATGATGGTGGTGTAGCTGCTTACAAATGTTTCATGGCAACATGTGGAGATAGAACAATTGATGGTGACTTCATGAATGTTGATGATTACTCATTATATGAAGGAATGAAGCAAGTTGCTAAGACTGGTAAAGTATTAGCTATCCATGCTGAAAATGCAGCAATCACTGATAAATTAGGAGATATTGCTTACAAAAATGGAGAAACAACATTAGCAGCTTACGTTGCAACTCGTCCTGTATTTACTGAAGTTGAACCAATTCGTCGTGCGATTTTATTTGCTAAAGAAACAGGTTGTCGTATTCATATTTGTCATATTGCTTGTCCGGAAGGTGTAGAAGAAGTTGTTAAAGCACAAGCTGAAGGTGTGGATGTAACGTGTGAAACATGTACACACTATCTATACTTCACAACAGATGAATTAGACGCAATTGGACCTGTTGTAAAATGTTCACCACCAATCCGTGATAAAAAAGCACAAGATGGTTTATGGGAATATGTAGCAAACGGAGGATTATCATTTGTTACATCAGACCACTCACCATGTACACCAGACTTAAAAGATAAAGAAAACGCATTTGAAGCTTGGGGAGGAATTTCAGGCGTACAAAACAATGTGGATGTATTATTTGATGAAGGTGTCCAAAAACGCGATTTACCATTAACAACATTCGCTAATATCATTGCAACTAATCCAGCTAAACGTTTTGGATTGGATGAAAAAGGTGAAATTGCAATTGGTAAAGATGCAGACTTTGTTCTAATTAAACCTAATGCACCATACACATTAAAAGCAGAAGATTTGGAATATAGAAATAAAATCAGCCCATATATTGGAAGAACAATTGGAGCACAAGTAGACACAACTATTTTAAGAGGTCATACAATTTATTCACAAAAAAATGGTGTGAATGATGAAGCAATTGGAGTATTTATCAAAAAATAG
- the allW gene encoding allantoin permease, whose protein sequence is METGKKGIALLEKGIDVSNGEVEKIAQRGYNEDLLPKTEDQRSMSWKNYFTLWMGSVHNIPNYAAVGGFLFLGLSPANIMFALVLSSLVVAGLMILNGKAGAKYGIPFSMHLRSTYGTLGAKLPGFLRGIVAAIAWFGLQNYTASLALLILIGKFWPGFLTLGGDFNFFGIGLPGLIAFTIFWGINVLIGLGGGKVLNKFTAILNPLIYVVFIGMTVWSVNAAGGFGNILAYRPNLEGVTIYSPLVVYLMIINSVVAVWAAPSSSVADFTQNTKSMKDQVFGQGLGLLVGYVIFAVSSVSILIGGSIYYGVEEWNVLNIVNKWGNLPAVILCIIVLLMTTISTNATGNIVPAAYQLSALFPKKINYKKGVLIAGVISYVIMPWKLMENQESIYTFLNMIGAVIGPVVGVMLAQYYFVAKQKINLDDLYMDTENNNSNNAYYGVNKAAYIATIIALVVSISGEFISSLKMVSSLSFIIGCGLSFVIYLLLKLKK, encoded by the coding sequence ATGGAAACGGGAAAGAAGGGTATCGCGTTACTTGAAAAAGGGATTGACGTTTCAAACGGTGAAGTCGAAAAGATTGCACAAAGAGGATACAATGAAGACTTGTTACCTAAGACAGAGGATCAACGTTCAATGAGTTGGAAAAACTATTTTACACTTTGGATGGGATCGGTTCATAATATTCCTAATTATGCAGCAGTTGGCGGTTTTTTATTTTTAGGATTATCGCCTGCTAATATTATGTTTGCATTAGTGTTAAGCAGTTTAGTCGTTGCTGGACTAATGATTTTAAATGGAAAAGCCGGAGCAAAATACGGTATCCCATTTTCAATGCATTTACGATCTACTTATGGGACTCTAGGGGCTAAACTTCCCGGATTTTTAAGAGGGATTGTAGCAGCAATTGCTTGGTTTGGATTACAAAATTATACAGCATCATTGGCATTATTGATTCTTATAGGTAAGTTTTGGCCTGGTTTTTTAACTCTTGGAGGAGATTTTAATTTCTTTGGTATTGGTTTGCCAGGATTAATTGCTTTTACTATATTTTGGGGGATAAATGTATTAATTGGATTAGGTGGAGGGAAAGTCTTAAATAAATTTACGGCTATACTAAATCCACTTATCTATGTTGTGTTTATCGGCATGACGGTTTGGTCAGTAAATGCAGCCGGTGGGTTTGGCAATATACTAGCTTATAGACCAAACCTAGAAGGTGTGACAATCTATTCACCTCTAGTCGTTTATCTCATGATAATTAACTCTGTTGTTGCAGTTTGGGCAGCACCTAGTTCAAGTGTAGCAGATTTTACACAAAATACTAAATCAATGAAAGATCAAGTATTTGGTCAAGGATTAGGTTTATTGGTTGGCTATGTTATTTTCGCTGTATCAAGTGTGTCAATTTTAATTGGTGGTTCAATTTATTACGGTGTTGAAGAATGGAATGTTTTAAATATTGTAAATAAATGGGGAAATTTACCAGCTGTAATTTTATGTATTATCGTGTTGTTGATGACGACTATTTCAACAAATGCAACAGGTAATATTGTACCAGCAGCTTATCAATTGTCCGCCCTGTTTCCGAAAAAAATTAATTACAAAAAAGGTGTGTTAATCGCAGGGGTGATTAGTTATGTGATTATGCCTTGGAAATTAATGGAAAACCAAGAAAGTATTTATACGTTTCTAAACATGATTGGTGCGGTTATTGGACCAGTTGTTGGAGTCATGTTAGCCCAATATTATTTTGTTGCAAAGCAAAAAATTAATTTAGATGATTTGTATATGGATACAGAAAATAATAATAGCAATAATGCGTACTACGGTGTCAATAAAGCAGCGTATATTGCAACTATCATAGCTTTAGTTGTTTCAATCAGCGGTGAATTTATTTCATCATTAAAAATGGTTTCAAGTCTATCATTCATAATAGGATGTGGATTGTCATTTGTTATATATTTATTATTAAAACTAAAAAAATAG
- the fdrA gene encoding acyl-CoA synthetase FdrA: MLQTIIKKNSYQDSVVLMLLTSKLNQLDEVSRVSIMMGTPSNIDIFRASGFDTPELSDASSNDMVIMLEVSSEDDKEKVLSIIDEELSSTQDGSGEVEETINSWAKAMKKAPDASVALISVPGEYAALEIEQALDNDLHAFVFSDNVAIEDERRLKEKAHDKGLLVMGPDCGTGVIHSIPLAFTNNIRKGKIGVIGASGTGIQEVTTLIHRYGQGVTNAIGTGGRDLSTEVGAISMLDSIVALNDNPDTEVIVVISKPPAKEVEEKVLNVLRKVDKPVVTLFLGTKPTFHEENLYHAYTLEEAAQLSAKLLSKEEVVYTPSPIINLENKPTGKGIKGFYSGGTLAYEAAFLLEDALGIEHGSSPEGFTLKTDLHEVIDLGDDMYTKGKPHPMIDPEIRINKIKSVVEDADTGVVVFDVVLGYGAHDDMASALKPAIVEAQKELEKQNRQVNFVSVLVGTDEDPQGMDEQKRILEEIGVTVCENNVQAIRTALNQVGATLELLEKDVKPKQASDLEQLPETSAKLAELLTEDPKIINVGLQSFTKSIIDNKADVVQFDW; this comes from the coding sequence ATGCTACAAACAATTATCAAGAAAAATAGCTACCAAGATTCAGTAGTATTAATGTTATTAACAAGTAAATTAAATCAATTAGATGAAGTATCACGTGTGTCAATTATGATGGGAACACCATCAAATATTGATATTTTTAGGGCAAGTGGGTTTGATACACCAGAATTATCAGACGCTTCTTCTAATGACATGGTAATCATGCTTGAAGTTTCAAGTGAAGATGACAAAGAAAAAGTATTATCTATCATCGACGAAGAGTTAAGTAGCACACAAGATGGTAGTGGAGAGGTAGAAGAAACAATTAATTCTTGGGCAAAAGCCATGAAGAAAGCACCAGATGCATCTGTAGCACTTATCTCTGTTCCTGGAGAATATGCTGCTCTTGAAATAGAACAAGCCCTAGATAACGATTTACATGCATTTGTATTTAGTGATAACGTGGCGATTGAAGATGAAAGACGCCTAAAAGAAAAAGCTCATGATAAAGGATTATTAGTTATGGGACCAGATTGTGGAACTGGTGTTATTCACAGTATTCCTCTAGCTTTTACTAATAATATTCGTAAAGGAAAAATTGGTGTTATTGGAGCTTCAGGAACTGGTATTCAAGAGGTGACAACACTTATTCACCGCTACGGTCAAGGCGTAACAAACGCAATTGGTACTGGTGGACGTGATTTATCTACTGAAGTTGGTGCGATTTCAATGTTAGATAGCATCGTGGCTTTAAATGATAATCCAGATACTGAAGTTATTGTGGTTATTTCAAAACCACCTGCAAAAGAAGTAGAAGAAAAAGTATTAAATGTTTTAAGAAAAGTAGATAAACCTGTTGTCACTTTATTCTTAGGAACAAAACCAACATTCCATGAAGAAAATCTTTATCATGCCTATACTTTAGAAGAAGCAGCGCAATTAAGTGCTAAGCTATTGTCTAAAGAAGAGGTTGTATACACACCTTCACCAATCATTAACTTAGAAAACAAACCAACTGGAAAAGGTATTAAAGGATTTTATTCTGGTGGAACACTCGCTTATGAAGCAGCTTTCTTATTAGAAGATGCTCTGGGTATTGAACACGGATCTTCACCTGAAGGATTTACTTTAAAAACTGATTTACATGAAGTAATCGACTTAGGTGACGACATGTATACAAAAGGTAAACCGCATCCAATGATTGATCCAGAAATCAGAATCAATAAAATTAAATCAGTAGTAGAAGATGCTGATACAGGCGTTGTTGTGTTTGACGTGGTTCTAGGTTATGGAGCACATGACGATATGGCAAGTGCTTTGAAACCAGCAATTGTTGAAGCACAAAAAGAATTAGAAAAACAAAATAGACAAGTTAATTTTGTAAGTGTTCTTGTTGGAACTGATGAAGATCCTCAAGGAATGGATGAACAAAAACGTATTCTAGAAGAAATTGGTGTCACAGTTTGTGAAAATAACGTACAAGCGATTCGTACAGCATTAAATCAAGTTGGCGCTACTCTAGAGTTATTAGAAAAAGATGTGAAACCAAAACAAGCGAGTGATTTAGAACAATTACCCGAAACATCAGCTAAATTAGCAGAATTATTAACAGAAGATCCTAAAATTATCAATGTCGGTTTACAAAGCTTTACTAAATCAATAATTGATAATAAAGCAGATGTCGTGCAATTTGATTGGTGA
- a CDS encoding YlbE family protein, with protein sequence MSFKTIDEANQAVIDKIVQSAPFLLDVVPAKSVIKELEGHMLLHAGPPIAWEDMTDPMQGSCVGAVLFEEWADNEADARKMLANGEITFAPCHHYDAVGPMGGITSGNMPVLVVENKTDGNRAYCTMNEGIGAVLRFGAYSDEVITRLRWMRDTLGPVLSQALQTMEDGLNINVLVAKAIAMGDEFHQRNIAASLAFYKEVGPIITRLSIDETKKEEVSQFLADTDQFFLNIMMAAAKAVMDGARMIEEGTVVTAMCRNGKDFGIRISGMGDEWFTGPVNTPQGLYFAGYSGEDANTDIGDSAITETFGVGGMAMIAAPAVTRFVGSGGFYDALNTSNEMSEICISQNTNFPVPTWDFRGICLGIDARLVVESGVTPVINTGIAHKQAGIGQIGAGTVRPPLTCFEKAITAYAKKLGMAN encoded by the coding sequence ATGTCATTTAAAACAATCGACGAAGCAAATCAAGCAGTCATTGATAAAATTGTACAATCAGCACCATTTTTATTAGATGTAGTACCAGCAAAAAGTGTTATCAAAGAATTAGAAGGTCACATGTTATTACATGCAGGACCACCTATTGCATGGGAAGATATGACTGATCCAATGCAAGGTTCATGTGTGGGAGCTGTTCTATTTGAAGAATGGGCAGATAATGAAGCAGATGCTCGTAAAATGTTAGCAAATGGAGAAATTACCTTTGCACCATGTCATCATTATGATGCTGTGGGTCCAATGGGCGGTATTACTTCTGGTAACATGCCTGTATTAGTTGTAGAAAATAAAACAGATGGAAATCGTGCTTATTGTACAATGAACGAAGGAATCGGAGCAGTGTTACGTTTCGGTGCTTACTCTGATGAAGTCATTACACGTTTACGTTGGATGAGAGATACATTGGGACCAGTGCTCAGCCAAGCATTGCAAACAATGGAAGATGGCTTAAACATCAACGTTTTAGTAGCAAAGGCTATTGCTATGGGGGATGAATTCCATCAACGTAATATTGCAGCATCTCTTGCTTTTTACAAAGAAGTGGGACCAATTATTACACGTTTATCAATTGACGAAACTAAAAAAGAAGAAGTGTCACAGTTTTTAGCTGACACAGATCAGTTCTTCCTAAATATCATGATGGCTGCAGCAAAAGCTGTGATGGATGGAGCAAGAATGATTGAAGAAGGAACCGTTGTTACAGCTATGTGCCGTAACGGAAAAGATTTTGGTATCAGAATTAGTGGTATGGGTGACGAATGGTTTACTGGACCAGTTAACACACCTCAAGGATTATACTTTGCAGGATATAGCGGAGAAGATGCTAATACAGATATTGGTGATTCTGCGATTACTGAAACATTCGGTGTTGGTGGAATGGCAATGATTGCTGCTCCAGCCGTAACACGATTTGTTGGATCAGGTGGTTTCTACGACGCACTAAATACGTCGAATGAAATGTCTGAGATTTGTATCAGTCAAAATACCAACTTCCCTGTACCAACTTGGGACTTTAGAGGAATTTGTTTAGGAATTGATGCAAGGTTAGTTGTTGAATCAGGTGTTACACCTGTAATCAACACAGGTATTGCTCATAAACAAGCAGGAATTGGTCAAATTGGTGCGGGAACTGTACGTCCACCATTGACATGTTTTGAAAAAGCAATCACAGCTTATGCTAAGAAATTAGGAATGGCTAATTAA